Proteins from one Aythya fuligula isolate bAytFul2 chromosome 11, bAytFul2.pri, whole genome shotgun sequence genomic window:
- the WDR93 gene encoding WD repeat-containing protein 93 encodes MPVHVRKHSLEIPPPSEEDWLKDDEEDFFQQDPERIRDALPQPFRMVNKLVMLVFENAMEIIERRETLREAQKLKVRPTKCFPTAEFQVTGTANCLSVSGKFIFVGLSVGLAAFRMYDCKQVCVWDAVKTEICVIHSSDLGDEHHVLLTVDEMGLVSLFCFHRESFLLIKILNEVEDISKRSTCVEVVLSSGGDYAGVLLQGNSEVWLEVYRLPKDSWLKETEKSSGAAAGLAFREMRSSWTSVESFVSANKAEAKLSLPVLVLKVKPPKPITGTNFKSPLDALKKVDDGSMLGLGHNHLIKDSQWEQHEAIFRSIYREFLEAEGESESKDEVPSYPSSIFLSFCLDADLKPDVVWPCAAPIACSAVSSWYLALACEDSAITIWDKHLGYPLSVTVMPEKRPIRSIHFLQSAAAASSETPCPGTDPPSPAVELLVLCTDGSLYLLRASRAKKPSITLLADRPEDPNLAVTAVVPVLAFPSAVSIAARFFKNWALVFSWDGTVSLMNTATSQMVCCFSSPPSHAVASPWQPVFTLDTVNWCLLLRGDEQQADALAQSRASHSTIFLFYFNSYPLEEAFPKKPDLPFKSLQNLTLFERCNMFLRDSQQRLVGLEEQLPEYWSRLQARAAAMDKESQKIKGQKKP; translated from the exons ATGCCCGTGCATGTCCGGAAGCATTCCCTGGAGATTCCTCCGCCATCTGAAGAGGACTGGCTGAAGGATGACGAGGAAGACTTCTTCCAGCAGGATCCCGAGCGAATACGCGATGCGTTGCCTCAGCCCTTCAGGATGGTCAACAAACTGGTGATGCTGGTTTTTGAAAATGCTATGGAAATCATCGAAAGAAGGGAGACGCTCCGAGAAGCACAAAAACTGAAGGTCCGGCCCACAAAATGCTTCCCTACAGCTGAATTCCAG GTAACTGGAACAGCCAATTGCCTGTCAGTGTCTGGAAAATTCATCTTTGTTGGTCTGTCCGTGGGTCTGGCTGCCTTCAGGATGTACGACTGTAAGCAGGTCTGTGTTTGGGATGCAGTCAAGACAGAGATTTGTGTCATCCACTCCTCAGACTTGGGGGACGAGCACCACGTCCTGCTCACTGTGGATGAAATGG GGCTTGTCTCGCTCTTCTGCTTTCACAGGGAAAGCTTCCTACTCATTAAGATCTTAAATGAGGTG GAAGATATTAGCAAGCGAAGTACTTGTGTGGAGGTGGTGCTGTCCTCAGGAGGTGATTATGCAGGAGTCCTGCTGCAAGGCAA CTCTGAAGTTTGGCTGGAGGTCTACCGATTGCCCAAGGATTCCTGGCTGAAGGAGACAGAGAAGagctcaggagctgcagcagggctggctttcAGGGAGATGAGGTCAAGCTGGACATCTGTG gaGTCTTTTGTGTCTGCAaacaaagctgaggcaaagctGAGTCTCCCAGTGCTGGTGCTGAAAGTGAAGCCACCCAAACCCATTACAG gaactaattttaaaagcCCTTTGGATGCCTTGAAGAAAGTGGATGATGGCAGCATGCTTGGCTTGGGGCACAATCACCTGATCAAGGACTCTCAGTGGGAGCAACACGAGGCAATCTTCCGCAGCATTTATCGGGAGTTTCTGGAGGCTGAGGGTGAGAGTGAGAGCAAGGATGAGGTTCCCAG TTATCCATCTTCCATCTTCCTGTCCTTCTGTTTAGATGCTGATCTGAAACCTGATGTTGTGTGGCCATGTGCAGCTCCAATTGCGTGCTCAGCTGTCAGTTCCTGGTACCTGGCACTGGCATGTGAAGATTCAGCAATAACTATTTGGGATAAACACCTAG GATATCCACTGTCTGTGACTGTCATGCCAGAGAAACGTCCCATACGTAGCATCCACTTCCTGCAgagtgctgcagctgccagcagtgaGACACCTTGCCCTGGTACAGATCCTCCCTCTCCAGCCGTGGAGCTTTTAGTGCTGTGTACAGATGGGTCTTTGTATTTGTTGAGAGCATCCAGGGCCAAGAAGCCCAGCATCACGCTCCTGGCAGACAG GCCTGAAGATCCAAATCTTGCTGTCACTGCAGTGGTGCCTGTCCTGGCATTCCCCAGTGCTGTGAGTATTGCTGCCAGGTTCTTTAAGAACTGG GCCCTGGTTTTCTCCTGGGATGGCACGGTGTCCTTGATGAACACTGCCACATCGCAAATGGTTTGCTGCTTCAGTAGTCCACCTTCTCATGCTGTAGCATCCCCCTGGCAGCCAGTGTTCACATTGGATACTGTGAATTGGTGCCTGCTTCTTCGAG GCGAcgagcagcaggcagatgcattggcacagagcagagccagtCACAGCACCATcttcctcttttactttaaCTCCTACCCACTGGAGGAGGCTTTCCCAAAGAAACCAGATTTGCCTTTCAAGTCCTTACAGAACCTGACATTGTTTGAGAGATGTAACATGTTCTTGCGTGATAG TCAGCAGCGCCTGGTAGGACTCGAGGAGCAGTTGCCTGAGTACTGGAGTCGGCTGCAGGCACGAGCAGCTGCCATGGACAAGGAGAGTCAGAAAATAAAGGGACAGAAGAAGCCATAG
- the PEX11A gene encoding peroxisomal membrane protein 11A, with protein MATGRQRRGPAGEAEPGAGGFRRRSGAERGGAGRPPFGCRCRRGCPGAMQRFVDFTERSQGRERLLRATQYTCMLLSYVLERQAEKEELVLKLKQLEASMSSGRKMFRLGNTVHALVAARRTTQLPDVVPRVCLTASNLTRALYFVCDTVLWLKSVGLQPDIDVPKWRNWATKCYYFSLLMNLARDWYEVSWRLEQAVQEGKMKEDSSWDKRNQELNGLKCDGVHGFFLLLFQILKNHPPLVLDMVKNLCDLTGPLDTLGIYKTNPGVIGFCGLLSSLVGILTLASPHLKLKQ; from the exons ATGGCAACGGGCCGGCAGCGACGCGGCCCGGCCGGGGAAGCAGAGCCCGGAGCGGGGGGGTtccggcggcggagcggggcggagcggggcggagcggggcggccgcCGTTCGGGTGCCGGTGCcggcggggctgccccggcgCCATGCAGCGCTTCGTGGACTTCACCGAGCGCAGCCAGGGCCGCGAGCGGCTCCTACG AGCCACGCAGTACACGTGCATGCTGCTGAGCTATGTGCTGGAGCGACAGGCCGAGAaggaggagctggtgctgaAGCTGAAGCAGCTGGAAGCCAGCATGAGCTCGGGACGGAAGA TGTTCAGACTGGGCAACACGGTGCACGCCTTGGTAGCAGCCAGGAGAACTACACAGCTGCCAGACGTGGTTCCTCGCGTCTGCCTTACGGCTTCCAACCTGACCCGTGCCCTGTACTTCGTCTGTGACACAGTCCTGTGGTTGAAGAGCGTTGGACTCCAGCCTGACATCGACGTGCCGAAGTGGCGGAACTGGGCCACCAAGTGCTACTACTTTTCGCTGCTGATGAACCTGGCCAGGGATTGGTATGAGGTCTCGTGGAGGCTGGAGCAAGCTGTACAGGAAGGAAAGATGAAGGAGGATTCTTCCTGGGACAAACGAAATCAGGAACTAAACGGTTTGAAATGTGATGGCGTGCATGGTTTTTTCCTCCTACTGTTTCAGATACTTAAAAATCATCCTCCTCTGGTGCTCGACATGGTGAAGAATCTCTGCGATCTCACGGGTCCTTTGGATACATTGGGGATCTACAAGACCAATCCAGGAGTGATTGGTTTCTGTggcctcctctcctctctggtGGGGATCCTCACATTAGCAAGCCCTCATCTGAAGCTGAAACAGTGA
- the PLIN1 gene encoding perilipin-1, with the protein MTAKKNQTLQDGSAKENVLQRVLHLPVVSSTCESLQRTYASTKEAHPLMASVCEVYERGVQGAGALALWSVEPVVRRLEPQFTVANNLACRGLDHLEEKIPALQYPVEKLASELKDTISTPLQSAKSTIGNSVDKILELAAEGYEATKSTVETTARYTRSNSVSQMAAAGVDTALGGLEKLMEYLLPEEDEEADKKPKETRGPAAKISQRKPSAPRAPSAPSAPSAPSAPSAPSAPSTLGRIGALVSTVSHRAYQQTTQSLQRAKTKGQELVTWIPIVGSLAKPSAPQAPQSHGEGQGTAGGWLSRRQSKVPEQKQEKAGKKEDSHASEAGDGPGLVGSVAHNLQSACASGISSVKKVPAMAWDAAEGLILFTPRRLSRAMETVDALGGTLVSAPKHLLGTLYSYVPLRRQSVKDEAAAGGSKASPETEQKEEEDGKPAAAPAEEKSQLRGDWRLYRGHHPLSFLGLEDPLFMRHNLYRSPAFEPECPLPRKSAFAPYNRRVSEGSYRFGPEAMYSRAYYANLYSPAFKKD; encoded by the exons ATGACGGCCAAGAAGAATCAGACCCTGCAGGATGGAAGTGCCAAG GAGAACGTGCTGCAGCGGGTCCTGCACCTGCCGGTGGTCAGCTCGACCTGCGAAAGCCTGCAGCGGACCTACGCCAGCACCAAGGAGGCCCACCCGCTCATGGCCTCCGTGTGTGAGGTCTACGAGCGGGGCGTGCAGGGCGCCGGCGCCTTGGCCTTGTGGAGCGTGGAGCCTGTGGTGCGCAGGCTGGAGCCCCAGT TCACTGTAGCCAACAACTTGGCCTGCCGGGGCTTGGACCACCTGGAGGAGAAGATCCCTGCCCTGCAGTACCCCGTCGAGAAG CTTGCCTCCGAACTGAAGGACACCATCTCCACCCCGCTCCAAAGCGCCAAAAGCACCATTGGCAACTCCGTGGACAAGATCCTGGAGCTGGCGGCGGAGGGCTACGAGGCGACCAAGAGCACCGTGGAGACCACGGCCAGGTACACGAGGAGCAACTCGGTGAGCCAGATGGCGGCCGCCGGCGTCGACACGGCGCTGGGCGGGCTGGAGAAGCTGATGGAGTACCTGCTGCCAGAAGAGGACGAGGAAGCAG ATAAGAAGCCCAAAGAGACTCGTGGGCCAGCAGCAAAGATCTCCCAGAGGAAGCCCAGTGCTCCCagagctcccagtgctcccagcgctcccagtgctcccagtgctcccagcgctcccagtgcccccagcaccctgggcCGGATCGGAGCCCTGGTCAGCACCGTCTCCCACCGCGCTTACCAGCAAACCACCCAGAGCCTCCAGCGCGCCAAAACCAAGGGGCAGGAGCTGGTCACCTGGATCCCCATTGTG GGCAGCCTGGCCAAGCCGAGCGCACCCCAGGCACCACAAAGCCACGGTGAGGGGCAGGGCACTGCGGGCGGCTGGCTGAGCCGGCGGCAGAGCaaggtgccggagcagaagcAGGAGAAAGCGGGGAAGAAGGAGGACAGCCACGCCAGTGAG GCAGGGGATGGTCCCGGGCTGGTGGGCAGCGTGGCCCACAACCTGCAGAGCGCCTGCGCCTCCGGCATCTCCAGCGTGAAGAAGGTCCCCGCCATGGCCTGGGACGCGGCCGAGGGCTTGATCCTGTTCACCCCCCGCAGGCTGTCCAGGGCCATGGAGACGGTGGATGCGCTGGGGGGGACCCTTGTCAGCGCCCCCAAGCATCTGCTGGGCACCCTGTACAGCTACGTGCCG CTCCGCAGGCAGTCGGTGAAGGACGAGGCGGCGGCTGGGGGCAGCAAGGCCAGCCCTGAGACGgagcagaaggaggaggaggacggcAAGcctgccgccgcccccgccgaGGAGAAGTCCCAGCTGAGGGGCGACTGGCGGCTGTACCGCGGCCACCACCCGCTGTCCTTCCTGGGCCTGGAGGACCCCCTCTTCATGCGCCACAACCTCTACCGCAGCCCGGCCTTCGAGCCCGAGTGCCCCCTGCCGCGGAAATCCGCCTTCGCCCCCTACAACCGGCGCGTGAGCGAGGGCTCCTACCGCTTCGGGCCCGAGGCCATGTACAGCCGGGCCTACTACGCCAACCTCTACAGCCCGGCCTTCAAGAAGGACTGA
- the LOC116493669 gene encoding ras-related and estrogen-regulated growth inhibitor-like protein — protein MGADSVGKSALTVRFLTRRFIGEYGDMEFIYSHTLTVDGREILFHIWDVPTSQDQADDGSSEEKRIQWADSFVLVYSICDRASFDILPPKIQFIKAAKEGQSQEKVPIVIVGNKRDLHHQREVSSEEGRLLALSLDCGFYEVSAAEAYHGALMVFHGLAERIPDTKLALKKGTGIRGIVKTMSAVFARKRTDSL, from the exons ATGGGAGCCGACAGCGTGGGGAAATCAG ccctgaCTGTGCGTTTCCTCACCAGGCGCTTTATTGGGGAGTACGGAGACATGG aattcATCTACAGCCACACCCTGACCGTGGACGGTCGGGAGATTCTCTTCCACATCTGGGACGTCCCCACCTCCCAG GACCAGGCAGATGATGGCTCCTCGGAGGAGAAGCGAATCCAGTGGGCAGACAGCTTCGTCCTGGTCTACAGCATCTGCGACCGCGCCAGCTTTGACATCCTGCCCCCCAAAATCCAGTTCATCAAGGCGGCCAAGgaggggcagagccaggagaaGGTGCCCATCGTCATCGTGGGCAACAAGCGGGACCTGCACCACCAACGGGAGGTGTCCAGCGAGGAGGGACGGCTCCTGGCCCTCTCCCTGGACTGTGGGTTCTACGAGGTCTCTGCGGCCGAGGCGTATCACGGGGCCCTCATGGTCTTCCACGGACTGGCCGAGCGCATCCCCGACACCAAACTGGCCCTGAAAAAGGGTACGGGCATCCGGGGCATCGTCAAGACCATGTCAGCGGTGTTTGCCCGCAAACGAACGGACTCCCTCTGA